One Setaria viridis chromosome 7, Setaria_viridis_v4.0, whole genome shotgun sequence genomic region harbors:
- the LOC117863521 gene encoding RNA polymerase II C-terminal domain phosphatase-like 1 isoform X1: MIKSVVYYGNIPVGEAELWPKGETDLAWAREIRVDRLSPPSERCPPLAVLHAVAAGARCLVMESRPTSTADEPPPPLVAMHTACLSGNKTAVFPLGAEEIHLVAMTSKRNLPNHACFWGYKVPLGLYNSCLTMLNLRCLGIVFDLDETLVVANTSRSFEDKIDAVQRKLSNETDPQRISGMLAEIKRYQDDKSILKQYIESDQVIDGGEVYKAQSEVIPPLADNHQQPMTRPIIRLQEKHIILTRINPSIRDTSVLVRLRPAWDDLRNYLIARGRKRFEVYVCTMAERDYALEMWRLLDPDSKLINSVQLLDRLVCVKSGSRKSLLNVFHDGSCHPRMALVIDDRLKVWNEKDQHRVHVVPAFAPYYAPQAEANFPIPVLCVARNVACNVRGGFFKEFDEGILPQISEVRYEDEMDGIPSAPDVSNYLISEDENSAIININKDPHAIDGMADAEVEKRMKEASSCFQATNPITTDIDVMSVAAKQHFVTPTSSSTPIAAPPGIIMPLNNEHLPQPPSFSWPVTLSGLVDPSQGSPAREEGEVPESELDPDTRRRLLILQHGQDTREAAQPFPDRPPAQVSVPPVQSHGNWLSLEDEMNPRNLNKASTEFHLESDSVNYDNKQPQHPSYFPDGDNPISADRHSYKNQRYPPRPLHNEDHRMLHNHAPATYRSFSGEDIATRHAPSRQRSRQMESGRYFIQHGGILGVLEEIAVKCGFKVEYRSTLCDTTDLQFSIEVWIFGEKIGEGFGKTRKEAQCQAADTSLRNLADKFLSWDPDKMTVAKENGFNSNPNSHRYPGSNRDDMLPAASTSDESRYTNDRIDNLRKPGGSVAALKELCKVEGYNLAFQDQPSIDGSAGKEVCAQVEIGGQILGKGVGVTWEEAKLQAADEAYGTLKSMLGQLAQRQSASPRSLVPNFNKRFKPDFSQRIQRIPSGRYSRDDSRFP, encoded by the exons ATGATCAAGTCCGTGGTTTATTACGGGAACATCCCCGTTGGGGAGGCGGAGCTGTGGCCCAAGGGCGAGACGGACCTGGCGTGGGCGCGGGAGATCCGGGTGgaccgcctgtcgccgcccagCGAGCGgtgcccgccgctcgccgtgctGCACGCCGTCGCGGCCGGCGCCCGTTGCCTCGTGATGGAGTCCAGGCCCACATCCACGGCTGACGAGCCCCCACCGCCGCTCGTCGCCATGCACACCGCTTGCCTCAGCGGCAACAAG ACAGCGGTTTTTCCACTTGGAGCGGAAGAGATACACTTAGTGGCGATGACTTCTAAGAGAAACTTGCCAAATCACGCGTGTTTTTGGGGCTATAAAGTACCATTGGGCTTATACAATTCTTGCTTGACCATGTTGAATCTTCGATGCCTTGGCATTGTGTTTGACCTTGATGAAACATTAGTTGTTGCCAATACCTCTCGGTCTTTTGAAGACAAGATAGATGCAGTTCAGAGAAAATTGAGTAATGAGACTGATCCTCAGCGCATTAGCGGTATGTTGGCAGAGATCAAGAGGTACCAAGATGACAAGTCTATACTAAAACAGTATATAGAAAGTGATCAGGTTATTGATGGTGGCGAAGTGTATAAAGCACAATCTGAGGTCATCCCACCCTTAGCTGACAATCATCAACAACCTATGACACGCCCGATTATAAGGTTACAAGAGAAACACATTATCTTGACACGTATAAATCCATCG ATAAGAGATACTAGTGTTCTGGTACGGTTAAGACCAGCATGGGACGATCTTCGGAACTACTTAATTGCAAGAGGTCGCAAACGTTTTGAGGTGTATGTGTGCACAATGGCTGAGAGGGACTATGCTTTGGAAATGTGGAGGTTGCTTGATCCAGATTCAAAATTGATAAACTCTGTTCAACTTCTTGACAGACTTGTCTGTGTGAAATCTG GATCAAGAAAATCATTGTTAAATGTATTCCATGATGGATCTTGTCACCCTCGAATGGCCCTTGTTATTGATGACCGTTTAAAAGTTTGGAATGAGAAGGATCAGCATAGAGTTCATGTTGTTCCTGCATTTGCTCCATATTACGCTCCCCAGGCAGAG GCAAACTTCCCTATTCCAGTTCTTTGCGTTGCCCGAAATGTTGCTTGCAATGTTAGGGGTGGTTTCTTCAA AGAGTTTGACGAGGGCATCCTACCCCAGATTAGTGAGGTTCGTTATGAGGATGAAATGGATGGCATTCCCTCTGCTCCCGATGTTAGCAATTACTTAATTTCAGAG GACGAGAATTCTGCAATTATAAATATAAACAAAGATCCACATGCCATTGATGGTATGGCAGATGCAGAGGTTGAGAAAAGGATGAAG GAAGCCTCTTCCTGCTTTCAAGCTACGAATCCAATAACAACTGACATCGATGTGATGTCAGTAGCCGCTAAACAGCACTTTGTTACACCTACATCCTCATCTACCCCAATAGCAGCACCACCGGGCATTATTATGCCTTTGAATAATGAACACCTTCCTCAGCCTCCTTCATTCAGCTGGCCAGTTACTCTATCTGGTCTTGTGGATCCTTCGCAAGGTTCTCCAGCTAGAGAAGAGGGTGAGGTTCCTGAGTCTGAGTTGGATCCTGACACTCGGAGAAGGCTTCTCATATTACAACATGGTCAAGACACAAGAGAAGCTGCACAGCCGTTTCCTGACAGACCTCCTGCACAAGTCTCAGTTCCGCCAGTGCAATCTCATGGAAATTGGCTTTCCTTAGAGGATGAGATGAACCCAAGGAACCTGAACAAGGCTTCAACAGAATTTCATTTAGAATCTGACTCTGTAAATTATGATAATAAGCAACCACAGCATCCATCATACTTCCCTGACGGGGACAATCCTATATCTGCAGATAGACATAGCTATAAGAACCAGAGATATCCTCCTCGG CCACTTCACAATGAAGATCATCGAATGCTTCATAACCATGCACCTGCAACCTATAGATCCTTTTCTG GGGAGGACATAGCGACTCGGCATGCTCCTTCAAGACAAAGAAGTAGACAAATGGAATCAGGAAGATACTTCATACAACATGGAGGAATATTGGGTGTGTTAGAGGAGATCGCAGTGAAATGTGGATTTAAG GTGGAGTACCGATCAACTTTATGTGATACAACAGATTTGCAATTCTCCATTGAG GTTTGGATTTTTGGAGAAAAAATAGGTGAAGGATTTGGAAAAACAAGGAAGGAAGCACAGTGTCAAGCTGCTGATACCTCCTTAAGAAATCTGGCAG ACAAATTTTTATCATGGGACCCAGATAAGATGACTGTTGCGAAGGAGAATGGTTTTAATAGCAATCCAAACTCACACAGATATCCAGGAAGTAATAGAGACGATATGTTACCAGCTGCAAGCACTTCAGACGAGTCTAGATATACGAATGACAGAATCGATAACTTAAGAAAACCTGGTGGTTCTGTTGCTGCTCTCAAGGAGCTT TGTAAGGTTGAAGGGTATAATTTAGCATTCCAAGATCAGCCATCTATAGATGGTTCAGCAGGTAAAGAAGTTTGTGCTCAG GTAGAAATAGGTGGGCAAATCCTAGGGAAAGGAGTTGGAGTAACATGGGAGGAAGCTAAGCTGCAG GCTGCTGATGAGGCTTACGGAACATTGAAATCCATGCTCGGTCAACTTGCTCAACGACAGTCTGCATCTCCAAG GTCATTGGTGCCCAATTTTAATAAGCGCTTCAAGCCAGATTTCTCGCAGAGGATACAAAGGATTCCTTCAGGCAGATATTCTAGAGACGACAGTCGCTTTCCTTGA
- the LOC117863998 gene encoding uncharacterized protein isoform X1, with protein MSAGGGEEEEEEEEVFYESRERVLSSSGSSTSASDDDDHGLPRRRRDGTASAAAAAAAALDVWMSEPAPVQERRRRLLQMMGLAGDPALARLEMGRSASYDGPVRPAAVSPISRSRSDGAAPVKPPLGGRSRQASSGSSEATPEGEEADPRCLIRNLDDGSEFVVKEEFELREVGTGRQLTMEEFVDLCVGRSPIVQELMRRENVANAGSNNDSSTPIQRSNSDSSNGATRHRRRSSWLRSIRNIAGSMVVTSRDRRSSDEKDTCSEKGGRRSSSATDDSQDSARAVHHGPVRVKVRQYGKSYKELSGLFMNQEIQAHNGSIWSIRFSPDGRYLASAGEDCVIHVWEVSEFERKREENGVCNPFVAMVCNGSPEPTLALASLDGSNSEKKRRARFLESRRSVSSDQLMVPEHVFALSEKPIRTFVGHSEDVLDLCWSKSQYLLSSSMDKTVKLWHISSTSCLKTFSHSDYVTCIQFNPVDDRYFISGSLDEKVRIWSTQNREIVDWHDLHEMVTAACYTPDGQVLIIYTSFLDLNIFVLRSNMFPSYLKSALIGSHKGSCHIYDTSDNRLLQKKQIDLQNKKKKSSQKKITGFQFLPGNTSRVLITSADSRIRVADGLNLVHKYKGFRNTSSQIAACLAANGRYVISASEDSHVYIWRNDDNLEQGRSKGNVTVTNSYEYFHCQDVTAAVALPSAGSAMVSRTNSRKHDEQDCVSEHPLLHAVPELQDSCDFQGQSGNILSTSSNHSGDRATWPEELMTATKQSPRSSASLPSGAGQAPSRSAWGMVIVTAGRGGQIRTFQNFGFPARV; from the exons atgagcgccggcggcggggaggaggaagaggaggaggaggaggtgttcTACGAGTCGCGGGAACGCGTGctctcctcctccggctcctccacctccgcctcggacgacgacgaccacggCCTCCCGCGACGGCGCCGGGACGGGACCGCCtccgctgccgcggcggccgcagccGCTCTCGACGTGTGGATGTCCGAACCGGCGCCCGTGCAGGAGCGCCGCCGGAGGCTGCTCCAGATGATGGGGCTCGCCGGGGACCCCGCCCTCGCGCGCCTGGAGATGGGCCGATCGGCCTCCTACGACGGGCCCGTACGACCGGCGGCGGTCTCGCCCATCTCCCGATCCAGATCAGACGGCGCCGCGCCGGTCAAGCCCCCGCTGGGGGGGCGGTCGCGGCAGGCGTCGTCGGGCTCCTCCGAGGCCACGCCCGAGGGGGAGGAGGCCGACCCGAGGTGCCTAATCCGGAACCTCGACGACGGCAGTGAGTTCGTGGTCAAGGAGGAGTTCGAGCTCCGCGAGGTCGGCACGGGCCGGCAGCTCACCATGGAGGAGTTTGTTGACCTCTGCGTCGGCCGCTCGCCCATCGTCCAGGAGCTCATGCGACGCGAGAATGTTGCCAACGCTGGCTCGAACAACGACTCGTCCACCCCCATCCAGAGGTCCAACTCCGACTCCAGCAACGGAGCAACGCGACACCGGCGGCGTAGCAGCTGGCTTCGGAGCATCCGGAACATCGCTGGCTCCATGGTGGTCACCTCCCGCGACCGCCGCAGCAGCGACGAGAAGGACACGTGCTCGGAGAAAGGCGGGCGCCGGTCCAGCTCAGCCACAGATGACAGCCAGGACAGTGCCAGAGCCGTGCACCATGGCCCGGTGCGCGTTAAGGTGCGGCAGTATGGAAAGTCGTACAAGGAGCTCAGTGGTCTGTTCATGAACCAGGAGATACAGGCTCACAATGGGTCCATCTGGAGCATCAGGTTTAGTCCAGATGGCCGGTACCTCGCGAGTGCTGGGGAGGACTGCGTGATCCATGTCTGGGAAGTGTCTGAGTTTGAGAGGAAACGCGAGGAAAATGGGGTGTGCAATCCTTTTGTTGCAATGGTGTGCAACGGTTCGCCAGAGCCAACATTAGCGCTGGCCAGTCTGGATGGGAGCAATTCTGAGAAGAAGCGTCGGGCAAGGTTCTTGGAGAGTCGGAGGTCAGTGAGTTCAGACCAGCTCATGGTGCCAGAACATGTGTTTGCATTGTCAGAAAAGCCGATCCGAACCTTCGTGGGGCATTCAGAAGATGTGCTTGATCTCTGTTGGTCCAAATCTCAG TACTTACTTTCATCTTCAATGGATAAAACAGTGAAGTTGTGGCATATCTCAAGCACTTCATGTCTGAAAACATTCTCACATAGTGACTACG TGACGTGCATCCAGTTCAACCCTGTTGATGATAGATACTTCATTAGTGGTTCACTGGATGAAAAAGTCCGCATATGGAGCACTCAAAACCGTGAGATTGTTGATTGGCATGATTTGCATGAAATGGTCACTGCTGCTTGCTATACCCCAGATGGGCAGGTTTTAATCATCTATACTTCATTCCTTGATCTAAATATCTTCGTGTTAAGGTCTAACATGTTTCCTTCTTACCTGAAGAGTGCATTAATTGGTTCCCATAAAGGCAGTTGCCATATTTATGATACATCTG ATAATAGGCTTCTTCAGAAGAAACAAATTGATCTGCAGAATAAGAAAAAGAAGTCCAGTCAGAAGAAAATCACTGGGTTTCAG TTTCTCCCAGGAAATACTTCAAGGGTCCTTATTACATCTGCAGATTCAAGAATCAGGGTTGCTGATGGCCTAAATCTAGTTCACAAGTACAAAG GTTTTCGAAATACTAGCAGCCAAATCGCAGCCTGTTTAGCTGCTAATGGGAGGTATGTGATCTCTGCAAGTGAGGATTCCCATGTGTACATATGGAGAAATGACGATAACCTTGAACAAGGCAGAAGTAAGGGGAATGTTACTGTCACCAATTCCTACGAATATTTCCACTGCCAGGATGTGACAGCCGCTGTTGCTTTGCCATCTGCTGGCTCGGCAATGGTATCCAGAACAAACTCCAGGAAACATGATGAACAGGACTGTGTATCTGAGCATCCTCTGTTGCATGCTGTCCCTGAATTGCAAGATTCCTGTGATTTCCAAGGCCAAAGTGGCAATATCCTAAGCACCAGTTCAAACCACAGTGGTGATAGAGCAACTTGGCCTGAAGAGCTCATGACGGCAACAAAGCAGAGCCCTCGGTCCAGTGCCAGTCTTCCCAGTGGTGCTGGTCAAGCTCCGAGTCGGTCTGCCTGGGGAATGGTAATTGTCACAGCAGGCCGTGGAGGTCAGATCAGAACATTTCAGAATTTTGGGTTTCCTGCTCGAGTATAG
- the LOC117863998 gene encoding uncharacterized protein isoform X2: MSAGGGEEEEEEEEVFYESRERVLSSSGSSTSASDDDDHGLPRRRRDGTASAAAAAAAALDVWMSEPAPVQERRRRLLQMMGLAGDPALARLEMGRSASYDGPVRPAAVSPISRSRSDGAAPVKPPLGGRSRQASSGSSEATPEGEEADPRCLIRNLDDGSEFVVKEEFELREVGTGRQLTMEEFVDLCVGRSPIVQELMRRENVANAGSNNDSSTPIQRSNSDSSNGATRHRRRSSWLRSIRNIAGSMVVTSRDRRSSDEKDTCSEKGGRRSSSATDDSQDSARAVHHGPVRVKVRQYGKSYKELSGLFMNQEIQAHNGSIWSIRFSPDGRYLASAGEDCVIHVWEVSEFERKREENGVCNPFVAMVCNGSPEPTLALASLDGSNSEKKRRARFLESRRSVSSDQLMVPEHVFALSEKPIRTFVGHSEDVLDLCWSKSQYLLSSSMDKTVKLWHISSTSCLKTFSHSDYVTCIQFNPVDDRYFISGSLDEKVRIWSTQNREIVDWHDLHEMVTAACYTPDGQSALIGSHKGSCHIYDTSDNRLLQKKQIDLQNKKKKSSQKKITGFQFLPGNTSRVLITSADSRIRVADGLNLVHKYKGFRNTSSQIAACLAANGRYVISASEDSHVYIWRNDDNLEQGRSKGNVTVTNSYEYFHCQDVTAAVALPSAGSAMVSRTNSRKHDEQDCVSEHPLLHAVPELQDSCDFQGQSGNILSTSSNHSGDRATWPEELMTATKQSPRSSASLPSGAGQAPSRSAWGMVIVTAGRGGQIRTFQNFGFPARV, translated from the exons atgagcgccggcggcggggaggaggaagaggaggaggaggaggtgttcTACGAGTCGCGGGAACGCGTGctctcctcctccggctcctccacctccgcctcggacgacgacgaccacggCCTCCCGCGACGGCGCCGGGACGGGACCGCCtccgctgccgcggcggccgcagccGCTCTCGACGTGTGGATGTCCGAACCGGCGCCCGTGCAGGAGCGCCGCCGGAGGCTGCTCCAGATGATGGGGCTCGCCGGGGACCCCGCCCTCGCGCGCCTGGAGATGGGCCGATCGGCCTCCTACGACGGGCCCGTACGACCGGCGGCGGTCTCGCCCATCTCCCGATCCAGATCAGACGGCGCCGCGCCGGTCAAGCCCCCGCTGGGGGGGCGGTCGCGGCAGGCGTCGTCGGGCTCCTCCGAGGCCACGCCCGAGGGGGAGGAGGCCGACCCGAGGTGCCTAATCCGGAACCTCGACGACGGCAGTGAGTTCGTGGTCAAGGAGGAGTTCGAGCTCCGCGAGGTCGGCACGGGCCGGCAGCTCACCATGGAGGAGTTTGTTGACCTCTGCGTCGGCCGCTCGCCCATCGTCCAGGAGCTCATGCGACGCGAGAATGTTGCCAACGCTGGCTCGAACAACGACTCGTCCACCCCCATCCAGAGGTCCAACTCCGACTCCAGCAACGGAGCAACGCGACACCGGCGGCGTAGCAGCTGGCTTCGGAGCATCCGGAACATCGCTGGCTCCATGGTGGTCACCTCCCGCGACCGCCGCAGCAGCGACGAGAAGGACACGTGCTCGGAGAAAGGCGGGCGCCGGTCCAGCTCAGCCACAGATGACAGCCAGGACAGTGCCAGAGCCGTGCACCATGGCCCGGTGCGCGTTAAGGTGCGGCAGTATGGAAAGTCGTACAAGGAGCTCAGTGGTCTGTTCATGAACCAGGAGATACAGGCTCACAATGGGTCCATCTGGAGCATCAGGTTTAGTCCAGATGGCCGGTACCTCGCGAGTGCTGGGGAGGACTGCGTGATCCATGTCTGGGAAGTGTCTGAGTTTGAGAGGAAACGCGAGGAAAATGGGGTGTGCAATCCTTTTGTTGCAATGGTGTGCAACGGTTCGCCAGAGCCAACATTAGCGCTGGCCAGTCTGGATGGGAGCAATTCTGAGAAGAAGCGTCGGGCAAGGTTCTTGGAGAGTCGGAGGTCAGTGAGTTCAGACCAGCTCATGGTGCCAGAACATGTGTTTGCATTGTCAGAAAAGCCGATCCGAACCTTCGTGGGGCATTCAGAAGATGTGCTTGATCTCTGTTGGTCCAAATCTCAG TACTTACTTTCATCTTCAATGGATAAAACAGTGAAGTTGTGGCATATCTCAAGCACTTCATGTCTGAAAACATTCTCACATAGTGACTACG TGACGTGCATCCAGTTCAACCCTGTTGATGATAGATACTTCATTAGTGGTTCACTGGATGAAAAAGTCCGCATATGGAGCACTCAAAACCGTGAGATTGTTGATTGGCATGATTTGCATGAAATGGTCACTGCTGCTTGCTATACCCCAGATGGGCAG AGTGCATTAATTGGTTCCCATAAAGGCAGTTGCCATATTTATGATACATCTG ATAATAGGCTTCTTCAGAAGAAACAAATTGATCTGCAGAATAAGAAAAAGAAGTCCAGTCAGAAGAAAATCACTGGGTTTCAG TTTCTCCCAGGAAATACTTCAAGGGTCCTTATTACATCTGCAGATTCAAGAATCAGGGTTGCTGATGGCCTAAATCTAGTTCACAAGTACAAAG GTTTTCGAAATACTAGCAGCCAAATCGCAGCCTGTTTAGCTGCTAATGGGAGGTATGTGATCTCTGCAAGTGAGGATTCCCATGTGTACATATGGAGAAATGACGATAACCTTGAACAAGGCAGAAGTAAGGGGAATGTTACTGTCACCAATTCCTACGAATATTTCCACTGCCAGGATGTGACAGCCGCTGTTGCTTTGCCATCTGCTGGCTCGGCAATGGTATCCAGAACAAACTCCAGGAAACATGATGAACAGGACTGTGTATCTGAGCATCCTCTGTTGCATGCTGTCCCTGAATTGCAAGATTCCTGTGATTTCCAAGGCCAAAGTGGCAATATCCTAAGCACCAGTTCAAACCACAGTGGTGATAGAGCAACTTGGCCTGAAGAGCTCATGACGGCAACAAAGCAGAGCCCTCGGTCCAGTGCCAGTCTTCCCAGTGGTGCTGGTCAAGCTCCGAGTCGGTCTGCCTGGGGAATGGTAATTGTCACAGCAGGCCGTGGAGGTCAGATCAGAACATTTCAGAATTTTGGGTTTCCTGCTCGAGTATAG
- the LOC117863521 gene encoding RNA polymerase II C-terminal domain phosphatase-like 1 isoform X2 encodes MSDYLLATVFPLGAEEIHLVAMTSKRNLPNHACFWGYKVPLGLYNSCLTMLNLRCLGIVFDLDETLVVANTSRSFEDKIDAVQRKLSNETDPQRISGMLAEIKRYQDDKSILKQYIESDQVIDGGEVYKAQSEVIPPLADNHQQPMTRPIIRLQEKHIILTRINPSIRDTSVLVRLRPAWDDLRNYLIARGRKRFEVYVCTMAERDYALEMWRLLDPDSKLINSVQLLDRLVCVKSGSRKSLLNVFHDGSCHPRMALVIDDRLKVWNEKDQHRVHVVPAFAPYYAPQAEANFPIPVLCVARNVACNVRGGFFKEFDEGILPQISEVRYEDEMDGIPSAPDVSNYLISEDENSAIININKDPHAIDGMADAEVEKRMKEASSCFQATNPITTDIDVMSVAAKQHFVTPTSSSTPIAAPPGIIMPLNNEHLPQPPSFSWPVTLSGLVDPSQGSPAREEGEVPESELDPDTRRRLLILQHGQDTREAAQPFPDRPPAQVSVPPVQSHGNWLSLEDEMNPRNLNKASTEFHLESDSVNYDNKQPQHPSYFPDGDNPISADRHSYKNQRYPPRPLHNEDHRMLHNHAPATYRSFSGEDIATRHAPSRQRSRQMESGRYFIQHGGILGVLEEIAVKCGFKVEYRSTLCDTTDLQFSIEVWIFGEKIGEGFGKTRKEAQCQAADTSLRNLADKFLSWDPDKMTVAKENGFNSNPNSHRYPGSNRDDMLPAASTSDESRYTNDRIDNLRKPGGSVAALKELCKVEGYNLAFQDQPSIDGSAGKEVCAQVEIGGQILGKGVGVTWEEAKLQAADEAYGTLKSMLGQLAQRQSASPRSLVPNFNKRFKPDFSQRIQRIPSGRYSRDDSRFP; translated from the exons ATGAGCGATTATCTGCTGGCAA CGGTTTTTCCACTTGGAGCGGAAGAGATACACTTAGTGGCGATGACTTCTAAGAGAAACTTGCCAAATCACGCGTGTTTTTGGGGCTATAAAGTACCATTGGGCTTATACAATTCTTGCTTGACCATGTTGAATCTTCGATGCCTTGGCATTGTGTTTGACCTTGATGAAACATTAGTTGTTGCCAATACCTCTCGGTCTTTTGAAGACAAGATAGATGCAGTTCAGAGAAAATTGAGTAATGAGACTGATCCTCAGCGCATTAGCGGTATGTTGGCAGAGATCAAGAGGTACCAAGATGACAAGTCTATACTAAAACAGTATATAGAAAGTGATCAGGTTATTGATGGTGGCGAAGTGTATAAAGCACAATCTGAGGTCATCCCACCCTTAGCTGACAATCATCAACAACCTATGACACGCCCGATTATAAGGTTACAAGAGAAACACATTATCTTGACACGTATAAATCCATCG ATAAGAGATACTAGTGTTCTGGTACGGTTAAGACCAGCATGGGACGATCTTCGGAACTACTTAATTGCAAGAGGTCGCAAACGTTTTGAGGTGTATGTGTGCACAATGGCTGAGAGGGACTATGCTTTGGAAATGTGGAGGTTGCTTGATCCAGATTCAAAATTGATAAACTCTGTTCAACTTCTTGACAGACTTGTCTGTGTGAAATCTG GATCAAGAAAATCATTGTTAAATGTATTCCATGATGGATCTTGTCACCCTCGAATGGCCCTTGTTATTGATGACCGTTTAAAAGTTTGGAATGAGAAGGATCAGCATAGAGTTCATGTTGTTCCTGCATTTGCTCCATATTACGCTCCCCAGGCAGAG GCAAACTTCCCTATTCCAGTTCTTTGCGTTGCCCGAAATGTTGCTTGCAATGTTAGGGGTGGTTTCTTCAA AGAGTTTGACGAGGGCATCCTACCCCAGATTAGTGAGGTTCGTTATGAGGATGAAATGGATGGCATTCCCTCTGCTCCCGATGTTAGCAATTACTTAATTTCAGAG GACGAGAATTCTGCAATTATAAATATAAACAAAGATCCACATGCCATTGATGGTATGGCAGATGCAGAGGTTGAGAAAAGGATGAAG GAAGCCTCTTCCTGCTTTCAAGCTACGAATCCAATAACAACTGACATCGATGTGATGTCAGTAGCCGCTAAACAGCACTTTGTTACACCTACATCCTCATCTACCCCAATAGCAGCACCACCGGGCATTATTATGCCTTTGAATAATGAACACCTTCCTCAGCCTCCTTCATTCAGCTGGCCAGTTACTCTATCTGGTCTTGTGGATCCTTCGCAAGGTTCTCCAGCTAGAGAAGAGGGTGAGGTTCCTGAGTCTGAGTTGGATCCTGACACTCGGAGAAGGCTTCTCATATTACAACATGGTCAAGACACAAGAGAAGCTGCACAGCCGTTTCCTGACAGACCTCCTGCACAAGTCTCAGTTCCGCCAGTGCAATCTCATGGAAATTGGCTTTCCTTAGAGGATGAGATGAACCCAAGGAACCTGAACAAGGCTTCAACAGAATTTCATTTAGAATCTGACTCTGTAAATTATGATAATAAGCAACCACAGCATCCATCATACTTCCCTGACGGGGACAATCCTATATCTGCAGATAGACATAGCTATAAGAACCAGAGATATCCTCCTCGG CCACTTCACAATGAAGATCATCGAATGCTTCATAACCATGCACCTGCAACCTATAGATCCTTTTCTG GGGAGGACATAGCGACTCGGCATGCTCCTTCAAGACAAAGAAGTAGACAAATGGAATCAGGAAGATACTTCATACAACATGGAGGAATATTGGGTGTGTTAGAGGAGATCGCAGTGAAATGTGGATTTAAG GTGGAGTACCGATCAACTTTATGTGATACAACAGATTTGCAATTCTCCATTGAG GTTTGGATTTTTGGAGAAAAAATAGGTGAAGGATTTGGAAAAACAAGGAAGGAAGCACAGTGTCAAGCTGCTGATACCTCCTTAAGAAATCTGGCAG ACAAATTTTTATCATGGGACCCAGATAAGATGACTGTTGCGAAGGAGAATGGTTTTAATAGCAATCCAAACTCACACAGATATCCAGGAAGTAATAGAGACGATATGTTACCAGCTGCAAGCACTTCAGACGAGTCTAGATATACGAATGACAGAATCGATAACTTAAGAAAACCTGGTGGTTCTGTTGCTGCTCTCAAGGAGCTT TGTAAGGTTGAAGGGTATAATTTAGCATTCCAAGATCAGCCATCTATAGATGGTTCAGCAGGTAAAGAAGTTTGTGCTCAG GTAGAAATAGGTGGGCAAATCCTAGGGAAAGGAGTTGGAGTAACATGGGAGGAAGCTAAGCTGCAG GCTGCTGATGAGGCTTACGGAACATTGAAATCCATGCTCGGTCAACTTGCTCAACGACAGTCTGCATCTCCAAG GTCATTGGTGCCCAATTTTAATAAGCGCTTCAAGCCAGATTTCTCGCAGAGGATACAAAGGATTCCTTCAGGCAGATATTCTAGAGACGACAGTCGCTTTCCTTGA